GACAAGGGCGGTGAGAAGCCGTACCGGCTCCTGGCCGACGCGATGGCGAAGATGGAGCGTGTCGCCCTCGCCAAGTTCGTCATGCGCGGGAAAGAGAGTCTCGTCCTTGTTCGCCCATCTCAGCGCGGGCTGATGCTGCACACGATGTACTTCGCCGACGAGGTGCGGGATTTCGGCGAGGTCGGCAAGGGCGAGTCGGCCACGCTCAAGGAAGGCGAGATGGGCCTGGCGGAGCGGCTGATCCAGGAGCTCTCGGGCGACGAGTTCAAGCCGGAGCAGTACCAGGACGACTACCGGCAACGGGTGCTTGATCTCGTGAACCTCAAGGTGGAGGGCAAGGAAGTCACCACGGTCACGCCCGAGGTGCACCGGGCGCAGGTCATCGATCTCATGGATGCCCTCAAGCAGAGCCTGGCCAAGCGGGCGGGATCCCGCGCCGAGGCGCCCGAGAGAAAGGCCCCGGCCGCGGCGATGTCCAAGAAGCCCGCCGTCAAGGCGACGAAGCGGGAAGGCGGCGAAGAGAAGACCGAGAAGAAGGCCCAAGCCGGAAAGAAGTGATGTAATGACGTACTTCACCACCCGCGAGGTGGCGAAGATCACCGTCCTCCCGGAGAGCCGGATCCGCTCGTGTGTGCGGGCGGGATTGCTCGCGCCCCGCCGGGGCCGCCGGGGTCAGCTCGCGTGGAGCTTCCAGGACCTGCTGCTCCTCAAGACGACCAAGGGTCTGCTGGATGCCCGCATCCCCATGGCGCGCATCCGGCGCATGATGGGCTCACTCAAGCGTCAGCTCCCGGACGACCAGACCTTGTCCAGCCTGACGATCTACGCCGACGGGCGTCGCGTGGTCGCCTGGGACGGAACCGCGCGGTGGCAGCCGGACTCCGGCCAGTTCCTCTTCAACTTCGACGTCCAGACCGTCGCCGCCAAGGTGAACCTGCCGGAGCGACGGCCGGATCCCGCGGTGGCCCCGCCTCGCGAGCCCACGCGGACGGCGGAGCAGTGGTTCGACCTCGGCTGCGAGCTCGATCCCTCCTCACCGGAGGAAGCGGGCCACGCCTATCAACACGCGCTCGAGCTGGATCCGTCGCTCGCCGACGCCCACGTCAACCTGGGCCGCCTCTACCACGCCGCTGGTCAGCCCGCCCAGGCGGAGGCGCACTACCGCGCCGCCGCGCAGCAGATGCCCGATGACCCGATCGCGCACTTCAATCTGGCCGTGCTGCTGGAGGAGCGGGGGCGCGCCGACGAAGCCATCCAGGCCTATCAATGCGCGCTGCGGGCCAAGCCCGACTTCGCCGATGCCCACTACAACCTCGGCCTGCTCTTCGACGGCCTCGGCAAGCGCGCGCTGGCCATGACGCACTTGCGCACCGCGCGCAAGCTCTACGGCCGTCCCTGAAAGGAGACTTCAATGGCGGAACGACTCGGACTCGCGGTTATTCCCGGGGTGGGCTGGCGTGCGAATGAGATCCAGACGATCGCCCGCGAAGCGGAGGATGCAGGGTTCGATGCGATCTTCGCCGCCGAGGTGAACAACGATGTCATGGCGACCGTGCAGCTCATGGGCGCCGCCACACGGCGCATCCAGGTCGGCACGTGGATTGCCAACATTTACGTTCGTCATTCCTACGTCTGCGCGCAGGGCGCGGCGCTCATCGCCGACGCCACCGAGGGCCGTTTTGTTCTGGGACTTGGGGTCAGCCATCCACCGGTGAACAAGGCCCTTGGTATCGACATGGGGGATGCTCCAAGCGCATTGCGTCGTTACGTCACCGCCGTGCGCAGCTGGCTGAAGGGCGAGGGGCCGGCGACCCATCTTCCTCAGCGACCAGCCGTGCAGCCAGTGCCGCTCTACGTTGCCGCGGTCAGTTCACGTACGGTTGAGCTCGCGAGCGAGCTGGCGGACGGCATCATGCCGTTTCTCTGGTCGGCGGAGCGCGTCAAGAAGAGTGAGGTGTGGATCGATCGCGGTCGGGCCAAGG
The sequence above is a segment of the Candidatus Methylomirabilota bacterium genome. Coding sequences within it:
- a CDS encoding tetratricopeptide repeat protein — protein: MTYFTTREVAKITVLPESRIRSCVRAGLLAPRRGRRGQLAWSFQDLLLLKTTKGLLDARIPMARIRRMMGSLKRQLPDDQTLSSLTIYADGRRVVAWDGTARWQPDSGQFLFNFDVQTVAAKVNLPERRPDPAVAPPREPTRTAEQWFDLGCELDPSSPEEAGHAYQHALELDPSLADAHVNLGRLYHAAGQPAQAEAHYRAAAQQMPDDPIAHFNLAVLLEERGRADEAIQAYQCALRAKPDFADAHYNLGLLFDGLGKRALAMTHLRTARKLYGRP
- a CDS encoding Ku protein, yielding MPPHSLGSGTISFGLVSIPVKLYTAASAGGVSFNQLHVKCGNRLRQQMFCPVDNEVVDRSQIVKGYEFAKDQYVRFTDEEIKSLEGEASKVIDIAEFVPLSTVDPIYFEKTYYLGPDKGGEKPYRLLADAMAKMERVALAKFVMRGKESLVLVRPSQRGLMLHTMYFADEVRDFGEVGKGESATLKEGEMGLAERLIQELSGDEFKPEQYQDDYRQRVLDLVNLKVEGKEVTTVTPEVHRAQVIDLMDALKQSLAKRAGSRAEAPERKAPAAAMSKKPAVKATKREGGEEKTEKKAQAGKK
- a CDS encoding LLM class flavin-dependent oxidoreductase; the protein is MAERLGLAVIPGVGWRANEIQTIAREAEDAGFDAIFAAEVNNDVMATVQLMGAATRRIQVGTWIANIYVRHSYVCAQGAALIADATEGRFVLGLGVSHPPVNKALGIDMGDAPSALRRYVTAVRSWLKGEGPATHLPQRPAVQPVPLYVAAVSSRTVELASELADGIMPFLWSAERVKKSEVWIDRGRAKASGLGKVDVTLGLPSFVGDDVKEMREAARANLALYTTFPFFQRLFRASGFAAEADQMEKGGGGASLSDRILDAVCLTGPMARCREQLAAFRSAGVDLPILVAPIGVAGARDVIKAFRR